The genomic window TGAACGAACAAATTGTGAAGCATATTTTGAGGTAAACTTTTTAAGCTCAAGATCGGATGCACCATTAACAATAAGATTTGTGATTTCTGCAGAAATAATTTGTCTGCACAAATCAAGCTTTCCCTTTTTAGGTTCAACAACGATCAAAAACAATCCACCATGAAGCATTGTGTATGCTTCAACACCGACATCATCTGCTACCTGAGCGTCATCGACCAACGCTTGGTACAACCGACTTCCTTCGCCGCCGCCAAGTACCGCTTGAATTGCTTGAACAACCAATTCAGCTCCAGCTTTGAGCCCCGGAATTACCCAATAAAACACTGCTACTTCTTGCTGAACATGCTCATAAATACGCGATGAGTGTACTGTTAAATTGTGAACATATGCTGGAAATTTATCAAACTCCTGCGAACCACCATGTGGAATATCAGAAAAATGCTGCTCGGCATATGCGATTGCATCGTCAGCATCCATGTCACCAACAATAAACAACACTGCGCGTTCCGGATGATAATATTTTTTGTAAAAACGCTTTAAATTTTCAGCAGTTACTGATGCCAAATCTTCTTTGTATCCAATTGTTGGGTGATGGTAGGGATGATTTGATGGAAATCCAAGATCAAGCGCAAGCTGTACCATACGCGACACATGGCGATCTTTGTACATATTAAGTTCTTGCACAACAGCTTTTACTTCTGAAGCCAAATGTTCAGAATCAAAAACAACATTCTTCATGCAATCTGCAAGTAATGGAACAAAATTTTTCCAATTTTGTTTGTCCACTTCAAAATAGTAGCTGGTAACATCCGAACTGGTAAACGCATTGAGTTCTGCGCCATATTTTCGCGCGATACTATCAATTGCACCTTCTTGCAGCTTTTCAGTTCCCTTAAAAATCATATGCTCAACCAAATGAGCAAGTCCTTTTTCGCCCTGTTCTTCAACAGCTGAACCCACATCGTATGCAATCTGAACCAATACTTTTGGCACAGATTTCATCGGATACGAAATAATGGTCATTCCGTTGGAAAGAACTTTTTTCTTTATCAAATCTTTTGAGAAATTAAATGAAATGCGTGATGACACAGAATTATTCCTTATTTTGCTAATGCCGAAGCATTACACTTCTTTCATAACGGCCTACGCAAAACAGGTTTACCATGGTATCTGGCAATGTCAACGCAAAAACAACATATTAATCACAATAACATTCAAAAAACATATTTCACCTTGTTTTTTACAACTATTGGGATTGTAAGTATTCTGTAAAAATAGATTTATAACCAAAACACTTTTTCATGAAAAACATATTTTTTACACCAACGTCTATTTTTCTGTGCACCTTTTTTTTCGCCACTCAAGCTTTTCCCTCAAGCGGCATTTCTATCCTCAACAAACACCTTGCTCTTGCATGGATAACAATCGGACTTCCATTTATTATTCAAAAAAAAAAAGTACAGAAAAATACTGAATCAAAAACAAACCCCGAACCTTTTGTCTGGAATTATCAACACCTTGAACAAATAACCGAACTTTTTAAAAAATATTCGATTTTTAACAAATTATTCTGGATTAACTTCAAGCGATATTGCTCTAAAAACAAAACATTTAGTCTACTGATAAGCCTGCAAACCATTCTTCTGTGCTACGACCTATACCAATTATGGTTCCAAAAAGAACCACTCCTTTTTTGCAAGCAAAGCGAAGAAAATTTAACAACCCAAGAAAACAATTCATGCTTAAGAGATTTAGAATTTCAAACTCCTCAAGGCCCACACAGAAGAGTGGTAGTCTGTTTATACTCAAAAACAAAAGAAGATTGTCTTCAATTTCCCAAGCTTTCAACAGACCTAATGCTACAATACCAAACAGGCCAACATATTCTTTTACCAGTTGGCGGCATTTTTAAACGAGGAATAATAACATCCCCACTGGTTATTTTTTTTAACAAACAACTCAATCTGTGGGAAGAATGCCCGTACCCGTTCTCCCTACCCGCGCAAAATACATAATTTGTTTTAATAAAAAAACCCCTAGGACTTACTCCCAGGGGATTTTTTTAATTTATCGCAAAAATTACGCGTCGATCGACATGAATCGCACAACGGTAATGGGCTGACGATGACCGGTTTTGACACGGTACTTTTTACGTCTTTTGAACTTAAAGATGATAATCTTTGGTCCACGCATTTGTTTTACAACTTCTGCCTTAATTGTTGCTTGAGCAACAAATGGCGCACCGATTTTGTACGAATCGCCTTGTTTTACCAACAAAACATCGTTAAAAACAACCGCTGCTCCGGCATCGCCGTCCAACTTTTCTACCCCAAGCGTTTTTCCTTCAACCGCTTGGTACTGTTTACCGCCAGTTTGAAAAATCGCATATTTTTCAGGAATTTGATGTCCTGCTTGTTTCATTTTTACCTACTCCATCCCCCCGATTGCTTAAAATCGAAGAGAAATATCTTTAATAATCAGCTAAACCCGAATATCGTCAATATACCAAACACCTTTTTTTTGTCCAGCATAAGCCACTAAAAGGGCAACTCCTCGTCAAATGCTTTTTCGTCTTTAAAGCTAATCTCACCGGTATTAGCCTTGACCGGCGATCCAGAGCGCTTTGCTGCAAAACTTTTAAGCGAACTAATTGTTTCCATTTTTACTTCTTGAGGCATTGCACCCAAAGATTCTTGCTCTTCGCTTTCTACCTGAGCGTTTCCGTTCAAGAACGTCACACGATCTGCAACAATCGAATGTTTACTTTGTTTTTTGCCCTCTGAATCTTCCCAAGTATCAAGCTTTAATCGACCTTCAACCAATACTGGACGACCTTTTGCCAAAAACTTTGAGCACGATTCTGCCTGTGCACCCCAAACGTCAACATCCACAAAACAAACTTCTTGAACGGTTTGTCCACTTTGTCTGTTTTTAAATTGGCGATTTGAAGCCAATGAAAGACGGCACACAGCCTGACCTGAAGCCAAATTTTTCATATCTGGATCGCGGGTCAAATTACCCATCATGATAACTCTATTAAAACTCGACATATAAACCTACTTCGCAATAAAAAGTCGTAGCAACTAAGATTTTTTAACCAATTTTTATATCAACTAAGCTATCGGTTTTTTCTGGTTTATGAAAGGGCAAAAAATATTTTTTTACTCGAACTCTAATTTTTTATAGCTATAAAATAATTTGCCTCAAAAAACGTTTTTTCATACTATTAACTAAAATTTCTCTATGGCCTGAAGATCATTTGTAATGAAAATCTATGTTTCCGCAAAATTTAGCGACAAAGAACGAGTAAAAAAGGCTTATCAGTTATTAAAAGACCAGGGACATACAATTACCCACGAATGGGTACTCAACAAGCCATCGTTTCCGTTTGATCTTGATCCAACATTTACCGCAAAGTGCGCCAAAGAAGATTTTACAGGTGTTATTAATTGCGATGTTTTTATTTTATTTTCCAATGAAGAGTCCAGCCTTGGAGCCTCTGGTGAACTTGGTGCTGCAATCGCACTACACGA from Candidatus Dependentiae bacterium includes these protein-coding regions:
- the rplU gene encoding 50S ribosomal protein L21 yields the protein MKQAGHQIPEKYAIFQTGGKQYQAVEGKTLGVEKLDGDAGAAVVFNDVLLVKQGDSYKIGAPFVAQATIKAEVVKQMRGPKIIIFKFKRRKKYRVKTGHRQPITVVRFMSIDA
- the ssb gene encoding single-stranded DNA-binding protein is translated as MSSFNRVIMMGNLTRDPDMKNLASGQAVCRLSLASNRQFKNRQSGQTVQEVCFVDVDVWGAQAESCSKFLAKGRPVLVEGRLKLDTWEDSEGKKQSKHSIVADRVTFLNGNAQVESEEQESLGAMPQEVKMETISSLKSFAAKRSGSPVKANTGEISFKDEKAFDEELPF